The DNA segment tggcatGGCAATGAGGAGGGTGGCacttgcgacaagcgatatcacagagacgGTGTACTtcgttgcatccgatactcgccttgtcgagTGGTGTTCCAGGGCGTGTTGCGTGCTAGATTACTCCTTGAGTAAGAGGCTAGGTCGCGCGACTGGTTGCTACAttgaaatgacgctcaagttatcccagcccagatgatgacacatgtagggttgggtactaccagttaccccaacccagatgacgacacgcgtagggttggatgctatattgaaatgacgctcaagttatcctagctcagatgatgacacgtgtagggctgggtactacctgttaccccagcccagatgatgacatgtgcagggttggatgcgagccacgcgtccaaagcgtaactgcctggagagagaaaaaacctaggtataaaggtaaacttaaaagaatttgcagaggtacgttcatTATGGCTCATTTTTTTTGGGTTGAgagcactttagtacggttctacaacacttagttttctctcagtttttgggtgtttttgttactgacttgagcgtcggagcgccaccgacTGCAGATGCGCCAtattgtgttttcaggttcttaGAGAGACAATCTGCAACGTGGACTTGAAGCACATGTGGTGTTAAAGCTGGTGAggaaagatcgtgacgaggcattGTTCCTGAGCttagtcaaccggcaggatcatctggtGCCctccgtggggccgtgtaaaaggtgattcccaaccacagTTCGAGTTTGTTGAATTTTTGGTGCTTTCTGTTCGACTGCCTGTTGTCGCAGTCGGTTTTCTAGAGTTTTCACCGTTAgtttggagtttctttgagttgttgaggaaggatgaggacaacgtgATCCAGTTCAGTCGCGCTGTCAACCGAAGAGGACGCTGTGTCTATGACGCATgtgatggagatgatgaggACGTTGCAAGAGAAAGTGGCTGCATCACGTTCTTAACAAGAGAGAATGCACGAGGCACTAGTGGCCTCAGgctaggaatgaagagctcaacagAGTCAACGAAGAGCCACGTAAAGCCCTTCAGGGACGGGAAGAGCGTGCGATTGGGGGCAGATCTGCACCCCCGTCCCCACCGCGTAATTTTCCCATGCCGTTTTCTCAGGAGATCAAGGACACGGTGGTCCCTGCAAATGCGGTGGCGGTGAAAGCATCTTTCACCGGGGTGGaagatcctgaggctcatctcacgccgtttcacacgcagatgatgctctcaggaGGTTCAGACGCGGTCTACTgcaaggtgttcatgagcactctcagTGGAACAGCGCTGGACTGGTTTGTCAGTCTACCTACTagccacattaccacgttccaGCAGTTCTCTAAGATGttcgttgagcagtacatagtgaacaaggcaccaccgttggtgtcttacgatctgttcgacgtgaggcagtatcaaggggagtcTCTGAAGGATTTTttgaacagattcggagctcagatTGTTCGCTTGCCAGGTAAGGATGAAGATATGTTTGTGCATGCCTTAAAAAAGGGGGTGTTGCCTGGACCTTTTAGTGAATCGTTGatcaggagccaccccgccacgttcgctgaaatccggcgatgtgtcgtggctcacatcgccACTGAGAGCGAAATCTCCGAGAAAAGGGGAAATGTGGCCCCAGCTAAGCCACGCGCTCTAACGAGGattcagccgcagagggtgatgGAGGCGGCGGGGGGGAAGAAGGATCAAAGGATGCATCATCCTTATGACCCAAAGAAGAGCAAGGGGAAGGGGCCAAGGTGGCCTAGAGAGTCCAATCGCCCGCCGAGGTACGAGTTTGTGATGGGATTGGCTGACCTTATCGCCATCCCGAACattgctgccaggctcaaagtaCCTGAGAAGACAAcggataaggtgttggggccaaaaccagacgcgtggtgtgagttccacaagagctttggccactccatcaattcgtgtttggctttgggatACCAACTCGCCGAGTTGGTCAAGTGTGGGTTCTTGAAGGACTACTTGCTGGAGAAGCACACGGGGCAATTGTCAGGTTCACAACTGGCAAGCGGTGAGGTACAACAACATGAAGTACCCATTCACGGCGATATCCACACTATAGCTGGTGGATTCTCGGGTGGTGGGTGTACTGCATCACAGTGGAAAAAGTATGCACGGTCCGTGATGTCAGTGGAGGcttttgaggatcactcgcccgatgtggacatcacgttcaccaaagaagatcttagggatgttgtgccccacaacaacgatcccattgtagtctcgcttgttacggcggggAGGATGGTTCATCGGGTGTTGgtcgatcaaggaagctcggcagatgtgatgttttggccgactttcgaaAAGTTACAGCTATCCCCTGACCAGCTGAGGctatatgggggctgcttgtacggttttgctggtgatcaagtggaggtcagggggtatattgagttaaggacgacgttcacagatgggttggccaacactcaacaaaaaagatcaggtaccttgttgtcAATGCTCCTTCGGCATATAAtatcctgctgggaaggccaacactcaacaggacaagagctgtgccttcaacgaggcacatgaaggtcaagttaccttcaatggagggggtggtcATCACCATCCGCTCTGAtcaaaaggaggcaaagaagtgctatgaaaacagcctcaagaacaagagatcAGTATGCCATGTAGCCACAACGCCGACCCCTGGTGTGGAGCCTGAATAGGCAAATCGGCTGGTTGTGGATACAACATTTGAAGTGGTCGCCGAAAGGGATGGGGTGATGGTGGATGTCAGGGCGAGGTCCGAGAACGCCACTCGGGTGGAGGAAGAGAAAAACTGCCCGGAGGTCGCAGGGAGTCAGGAATTGCGAGAGCGCTGATCGCAAGTGAGAAGAGGCCTCAGCCGgtcgaggagtggcttgagaagaagatcagcggcaaaacgtttaagctggggAAAACCTTAGATGGTGAGAcacaggaccagatcgccaaagTAATAAGTAgacatctggacgcgtttgcatggtctgcttcagacatgccggggatTGACCCCGATTTTTTGTGTCATCGTTTGGCAATGGATCCCCAAGTCAGGCCAatccgccagagaaggagaaagttcaacgaagaaaagaggcaggcgatcagggacgagaTGTAGAAACTCCTCGCAGCAGGCCATATCAAGGAAATTCagtatccagaatggctcgccaatgtcgttctggtcaagaagagcagtgGGAAGTGACGAATGTGTGTTGATTTTACGGATCTGAATaaagcctgtccaaaggattcttatcctttaccaagtatagatgccctggtggacagtgcgtcAGGCTGTAAATTGCTCAACTTCGTGGACACCTTCTCGGAATataaccagattaagatgcatcccatggatgaggaaaagactgctttcatgacggaaaggtcgtgctattgctacaaggtgattatgccctttgggctgaagaatgcgggagccacgtactAGAGGCTAATGGATAAGGTGCTTGCGcctatgcttgggaggaatgtgcaagcatatGTTGACGATATGGTCGTGACATCTCTGGAAAAGAGCAGGCACGTTACTgatctggaagagttgttcgttacaatagccaagtacaagctgaaattgaatcccaagaagtgcattttcggcgtggaggcagggaggTTTATGGGATTTCTCTTGACTAAGAGGGGAATCGAGGCAAATCCTGACAAGTGTGTTGCCATTATGGCGATGAGGAGTCCTGCCactgtaaaggaggtgcaacagctcacaggtcggatggccgccctgtctcgattcgtatttgccagtggagagaagggccacccgtacttccaatgcctgaagaggaataacaggtttgtctggacgagggagtgtgaagaagcttttGTGAAGCTCAAAgagtatttggcgagcccgccggttctgtgcaaacctcaaATGGGAACGCCCCTCAGGTTatattttgccataactgagagggcgataagtgcggtgctcgtccaggatcaagatcaagtcTAGAAacctatctattttgttagcaaggtgttgcagggcccataagtgagatatcaggccttagAGAAAGCAGCGCTGGCGGttgtgttttcggcgaggaggctgcgtcattacttctagagctttacagtgttggtaatgactgacttacccatccagaagcttttgaagaaaccagatgtagctgggaggatggtaaaatgggcgaaggagttgtcagaattcgacatcaagtatgagccccgaggaccgatcaaggggaaAATCTTTgctgactttgtggtcgagctatcTTCTGAAACAGTGTAGAGTGcgggggatgattttcgttgggtgctctcggtggatgggtcgtctaaccagctGGGTAGCGGAGCTGGAgttattttggaaggacccaacggtgtgttgatagaagaatctctgaggtttgccttcaaagccagcaataatcaagcggagtatgaggctttgatcgccggaattttgttggcaaaggagatgggagcaaaggtgctgatggccaagagtgattcATTGTTGGTCACTGGGCAGGTAATTGGCAAGTTTAAGGCCAAGGATTCGCAGATGgcagcttacctggagtatgtgcaagaGTTAAAAAGgttctttgttttgtttgaagtggtgcacgtgccaagggagcagaatgcccgagatgatttgctagccaagctcgctagttcaggcaaggggggcaggcagaggaccgttatacaagaaactttgaagacacctcgagcatttgtggcagatcaccaaGTTCTTCAAGTTAGCAAGTCAATGGAAGGGACGGCGAGGAGTCATAGatctttgactcaggagactcTGAGgacgccgagagttagagcacaTCCAGCGGGAGAGACAAAGATGAAgcaagtttgcgctatccatgagccagatacatggataacgccataccaacgGTACATGGCGGGTGGCGTGCTCCCAATGGACCCGACAGAggccagaaagataaagaagaactccaacaggttcaccctcatcgatggcgagttgtacaggtttgggtttacacatcCTCTTTTAGTATGTGTACATGGAGAGAAGTGCATGagaattatggctgagctccatgaggggatttgtgggagtcacatcggaggTCGAGCTTTGGCaacaagaactctccgtgcaggttattactggcccacaatgagggaagattgcaagaaatatgcccagtgttgcaaacaatgccagcaacacgccgattggcacaaggcgcctccagaagagttaaagtcaatttacagcccctggtcgttccatacgtggggaatcgatattcttggaccctttccattggcgatcaggcaaatgaagtatttagttgtggcgatcgagtacttcacaaagtggattgaagcagaaccagtagcccagatcaccgcgcacaagattcagagtttcgtgtggaagaatattgtgtgtcgatTTGGTATGCCCAAGCGcttggtatcagataatgggactcaatttgcaagtcacctgttgaagaagctgtgtggGGATGTTGGAATATAGCAGGTGTTTGCttctgtggagcacccacaaacgaatgggcaagtggagttAGCCAATCGGGTTTTgttgagaggcttgaagaggaggttggagaaggccaaggggtcttgggctgaagaagttccccgtatagtgtgggcatatcataccaaTGAGCAATCGGAAACccatgaaaccccgtttagtttggtgtatgggtgtgatgcgatgattccagttgaaatccaggaaagctcgccgagattccaaaacttcgtggcggaagactcgaacaaagaaaagagaatgaacttggatttgctggatgaagtcagggaggaagcacgggtgaaggccgaagcagtgAAAAGAAGAGTTGAGCGCAAGTACAACTCTAGAATAAGGCCAAGGCAATTCAaagatggcgacctggtgatgaggaaggcccaccagtatgagatggagaacaaactgtcacccaagtggacaggaccgtttagaataaccgaagcactcgggaacggcgcctaccgcttggagacactggaaggaggggcgattcctcgcacttggaacgccacccatctcaagttttattacagttaaagcattgtaAGTAGTGGTTAACTCGAACAGTTTAAAGCAGTTTCagttaaaatagtttttcaagggggcacttttttttccctaagagggtttttaatgaggccacccaataaagaaggttttGAAGTTTATGAAAGTTTCCAAGTTATTAAGTTTGTATGATTGTCGTTCTTAAGTTTTCGGAAAAGAGACTTTGTCGCCCTTGTGCAATTTAAAGCAACGGTGAattcagatcgcatgcattcagtacaaagttttaaagcataaagttttaaaccctcatcgccacctggcgatcggaggtacaagttaaagttttaagtcctcatcgccacctggcgatcggaggcacaagtataaagttttttaagttctcatcgccatctggcgagaaaagattaaaaagacctccttgccttgagcgagtgtaggagagaaaagattaaaaagccctcctcgccttgagcgagtgtaggcgagagaAGGTTAAAAAGTCCTCTTCGCCCTGAGCGAGTACAGGAAAGAGCAGAttgcaagacctctttgcgtaaggaaattgaggcaagtttgaaagtcctcagtgcatccaggggaggaggagatgtaacccctgttGAGGCATCAGGAAAAGCCCTTCTCACCCTcaagtgagttcaggcaagatgaagttgaaaagtcaggggtgttaatgATCTTAAGTACGAGAAAGGAAGGTTAATGGAAACGCCTTTCCCCttgagtgaaacatcaatattgacctagtaagaccagttaaaaAAGAAGTTAAAGGATGGCTGGGGAACGCTCGCAGAGGAcacctcaccacctaaatcattgttctaaaactcagggaggtagagaaggatccgaaaggcagctctacccccagatgagggaacaatgactTAAGCTATCTCAGGTTAAAGACTCAGGGAAGGTAGAGGGAGATCCGAAAGGCAGCTCTCCTTCCAGTCGAGCCAAGATGAAGTCATGAGGTGGCCCTGCAGGGGACGTTTTCAGTTAAAAGGAAAATGGCGTCGCCGAAATCCTATGGCTTTAAGATTGAAATAGAAAGAAGGTTACACGGCGAGAACCAGATCAGCAAAGTTTTAGGCGAGAACATAGAAACacacatgtcacttggcagatcaggcgagCGAGATTCTCGATACTAAGATTGACCCATGCCTACTGCCCAGTAAGTGATTTCgtgtcaaatgttattgctatagactaacaGTTTGTTTCACttaagttgatttccagagaATTAAGCATCAGTTTGTGCTAAGTACGTTGGGTTGAGTAAAAACTAGCCAGTTATATTAggtgatcgcacaacagataaagTCGGAAGCCacatatatatttgtatatcaAAAAAGTTTGAACAGAATGAAAGTTATTACATATAAATCAAAGTTAAATACAAGGGTTTCAAGGTGATAAAATTGAAGTGGCAGATGGGAGCAGTTAAGTTGGAGGCAtgatcttgccatccaccacttcgttgtacACTGAAAACTCGgagaggtcgagatcggggaatttgcaagcaaactgctccaaagcAGCCCCAAAGCCTGAGGTAAGAACCTGGACAGCTTCAAGCTCAAGCTCGTCGATCTTTGTCTTGAACCCActgttctcttcacgaacctGGGCAGCCTCAAGTTCAAGCTCAACGATCTTCTTCTTGACCCCACTGTTCTCCTCGGGCACTTGGGCAAGCTCTATAGTAGTGTCGTTTAGTTCTTTGGACTTCTTGTCCCGATCCGCTTCGACTTGCCCCAAAAGGGTTTCCCTCTCGGTCGACCTCTTCTCCAGCTTAGCCATCTTGGCCCCGTCAGCTTTTTAGGCTTCCTCTAGCTCCGCAATTCTGGTCCTCATAGGAACGAGCTTGCTCTCTAACTCAACGGCGTCTTGAAGTTTGTTGTGCAGTTTCTGGCGCAATTCGGCTTTGTCCTTGCGCAAACTTCGGAGCTCATCGTTGAGAGCATTCTCCACCCGCGAGAACTCTAGCCCTTGCATCATCATGTCACATTTGACTTTGTCAGCTTCGGCTCTCGCGGTGAAGGACTTGCTCAAGGAATCTTTCAGTCCTTCATCAACGATTTGAGGAAGATTCTCGACGACCATGGCGTTTAGGCTGgagttggaggaggaggtgaaGGTTGattctcaccaccaccctcgcaaGGTTGAATGGCGAGGGGACTCtcgaggcgtggtggtgaggtaGGTAGTCCCGCTGCAGGTTGAGAAGAAGCTTGCGTATCTGCAAGCTGTTCGGGTATAGCTTCGCCAGTTGAGGCGTTTGAAGCGAGAACATCCCCAGCGGACTCaaaaggcgtggaggcgctgggggggtTCTCGGAGTAGTCCGGGGTGATGCCTTCAGCTGCTAGTGGCTCAGCTGCAGTCACCCTTTTCCTCTTATGGACCAGCTCGTCCTCGGTGCTTTTGTTCTCTTCCTCCTCCGACACCACCCTGGGGGCCTTCCTCTTAGCCCTTTTGGGTAGCAGCTTCTTTCGCCAGGAAGAGCGACGGCGGTGGATGTCCAACCGACAAAGATTTGCCTTGGGTAGCGGTGGCTTTTGCAACAGAATTGGGGATGGTTTGGGAGCCCACCGCCAGATTTTGAAGTTTGGCGATGGAGCGCAGCTTGACCATCTTTTCTTTCCCCAACATTGTATCTGAATAAAGAAACCAATGGTCACAAACCAGTCCAATTCAACCAGTTGATGATACACAAGAAAATAAGCAGTGTGAGTTAATGCATGGACTAACTGGTTAAGACTACGTGCAAATCAGAACGACACAAGCAACATCAATATAAAAGACAGGGTGATGCGAATTCAAGGAAAGGGAACTCAAAGATGAGGGGAAGACAAACCTATATGAAAGTCCAGTTGACTTTCGTGGAATTCATAGGTGATGATGAAGGAGGTGGCCAAAGTTATATTGGAGGAGGAAACTCTTTTCCAGAAGTTGCATAGGTCTTTGTCGAGCTCCCCTATCTTCTCTGGACCTCTAGCCCTCCTGAAGTTGTCTTTAGACTCcttctttcccttgttcacccaatacaagggaaacccgtcgaggagAGTGGGGTCTTGGTCATTGCAGCAGACGCGCACGAACTTGCCTTTCCAGCCTTTGTAGgtttgctggaagatggagaggatggacctcccagcaaccccgttgaggctgacccatagacgatcgcctgggttcttggcctcgaacaaatagaggaacacgtccactgaaGCTGGGTGTCCCAAGCGCGCACAGATAATCTGATATGCCCtaacgaacgcccagctgttagggtgaagctgggcggtgGCTATGTCAAGCTCGGTCaagagctccctctcgaaacaAGTGAAGGGGAAGcggagtttgaccttcttgaacatcgtggcgtagacgaagcagaagggttTGTCGTCGCTCCCCTGGTCGTCAATGCAGATGGGTTCTCCGGGAGGACAAGGATGAACAGTCACCTTGTCATCATGCTCCTTGCTGAAAGAAAGGTGAGCTTGATCACCTTTCTTGAGGCGAAGGACGTCGACGTTGGTGTTGATAGAGGAGGTCTCACCCAGTAAGGCTGAAGTAGCCCATGGATACAGCTGTTTGTAGTCAGGGAGGGGTCTCACAGCTGCGCTGGTTTGAGGTGGGGTTGGTTGGGTCGAGAGGACGCAGGTCTCACGGCCTGGCTCGAAGGGACACTGGGATCCCTTGGTGGATTGCGAGAAGAAGAAGGATTGGCCCTACGAGTTTCCGTCAGAGGGTTTTGAGAggatggaggagggtttggagTGATTTTGGTGCGAGCCATCAGAAGAGCTacaaagaagatgaaaaagggAAGAGATGAGAGTTTATAAACAGAATGACTCaacagaaaagaagaagacagaAAGAACAAGGGGGACTCGTAGAGAAAAGGCTAGAAAACCTAGACGCAGGAAAAAGCGAAGCAAAGaacaaaaacaacccacagcgtatgctcCAGatagttaatggatgatgcaaattgattaaaatgcagcaaatgtCAGTGGGAAGAGATGAAcggttaccttttgatgatcagaagTGTGTTGAGCAAGATGATGATTGAGGGAGACGAAGCGTTCGCTAGAGTATTTCGGAAGTTTagagtgaagaagaagataatgaaacagtgaagtgaCGCGAAGGTTTTAAGAATTTCGAACGTTGcaagaagcgcaaacggcaacgaATAATAGTCGTTGATAAGTCCA comes from the Phaseolus vulgaris cultivar G19833 unplaced genomic scaffold, P. vulgaris v2.0 scaffold_14, whole genome shotgun sequence genome and includes:
- the LOC137816968 gene encoding uncharacterized protein → MPFSQEIKDTVVPANAVAVKASFTGVEDPEAHLTPFHTQMMLSGGSDAVYCKVFMSTLSGTALDWFVSLPTSHITTFQQFSKMFVEQYIVNKAPPLVSYDLFDVRQYQGESLKDFLNRFGAQIVRLPGKDEDMFVHALKKGVLPGPFSESLIRSHPATFAEIRRCVVAHIATESEISEKRGNVAPAKPRALTRIQPQRVMEAAGGKKDQRMHHPYDPKKSKGKGPRWPRESNRPPRYEFVMGLADLIAIPNIAARLKVPEKTTDKVLGPKPDAWCEFHKSFGHSINSCLALGYQLAELVKCGFLKDYLLEKHTGQLSGSQLASGEVQQHEVPIHGDIHTIAGGFSGGGCTASQWKKYARSVMSVEAFEDHSPDVDITFTKEDLRDVVPHNNDPIVVSLVTAGRMVHRVLVDQGSSADVMFWPTFEKLQLSPDQLRLYGGCLYGFAGDQVEVRGGRRKGWGDGGCQGEVRERHSGGGREKLPGGRRESGIARALIASEKRPQPVEEWLEKKISGKTFKLGKTLDGETQDQIAKVISRHLDAFAWSASDMPGIDPDFLCHRLAMDPQVRPIRQRRRKFNEEKRQAIRDEM